From the genome of Corallococcus macrosporus DSM 14697:
CCCGCCTGCTTGCCTGGTGGTCTGCCTTGACACCCAACCGTCCGTTCTGGCACTCAGTGGCCCCCACTCAGTGGATTATATTCAATGGAATCCATGGACCTGCTGGCTCCGGAGGAGATTGCTCGGATCGAGCGCGAGAACGCGGGCGGCCTGCCCGCGAGCGCCATCCTGGAAATCTTCCGGCCGCGGGGCGTGCGCCTCTCGGAGGCGACGTTCCGGAAGTACGTGCAGGCCGGCCTGCTACCCAGGAGTCGCCGGGTCGGCCGGAAGGGGAAGCACCAGGGGAGCGTCGGGCTCTACCCGGTGGAGGCGGTGCGCCGCATCAATGTCATCAAGAAGATGATGGCGGAGGGGCACACCCTGGAGGACATCAAGCGGTCCTATGTCTTCCACAGCAACTACATCGACCAGTTGGAGCGGGACCTCGCGGGCCTCCTGGATGGGTTCCAGGAGGAGCTGGGGGACCGCGCCTTTGGGGGGGCGCACCGGCGTTCGCTTGAGGCACAGCTAGCAACCTTGCGGCAAAGAGCGCAGGATCTGGTCCGGGATGTCGCCCGGCTGGGCAGCGCCGTGACTGCACGCGCAGACGAAACCAACCGTTCGCAATAGAATACCCGGGAACCGGGTAGACTGGCCTCACGTGGAGGGGACATGTCGGAAGTGAAGCAGCTACAGGAGGAGGGGGGGGACCAGGAATCGGACCAGGCGCAGGAGCGCCGCCGTTCCAAGACCATGTCGCGCAAGGAGATGGCGCGCGACCTGCGGAGGCGGCGCCTCACGGGTCAGGTGGACCCCGAAGAGGCCGACCTGCTCAAGCAGATGGATGACACGCGGCCGCGCACCCGCGCGGACTGCATCAACGGGCCCCGGCCGTGCAACTTCGTCTCCTGCAAGCACAACCTCTACCTGGACGTGAACCCGGAGACGGGGTCCATCAAGCTCAACTTCCCGGACAAGGAGATCTGGGAGCTGGAGCACACCTGCGCCCTGGACGTGGCGGAGAAGGGCGGCATCACGCTCGAGGAGGTGGGGGAGATCATGAACCTCACCCGTGAGCGCATCCGCCAGGTGGAGACGCGCGGGCTGATGAAGCTGCGCGAGGCCACCGAAGCCGAGCCCCCGGTCTCGGCGCGCAAGCCCTGAGGTGTCCGCGGGTGGTTTCCACCCGCAAACGGAGGGCCGACGTGTTGCGTTGACACCCCAGGGGGTGGTTGCTACTACCGCCGCTTCCCGCACACCGAGGCCCACACGTGCTGGCTCTCCTGAGCGTATCCGACAAGCGAGGTCTGGTTCCCTTCGCCCAGGGGCTCGTCCGCCTGGGCTTCCGGTTGTTGTCCACCGGGGGCACGCTGGAGGCGCTCAAGGGCGCGGGGGTGCCCGTCACCAAGGTGTCCGAGCACACGCAGAGCCCCGAGATCCTGGGTGGCCGCGTGAAGACGCTCCACCCCCGCATCCACGGCGGCATCCTGGGGCGGCTGGAGCTGGACGCGGACCGGGAGGAGATGAAGGCGCACGGCATCGAGCCCATCTCCCTGGTCGCGGTGAACCTGTACCCCTTCCGGCAGACGGTGGCCTCGGGCGCCGCGGAGCCGGACGTCATCGAGCAGATTGATATTGGCGGGCCCGCCATGGTCCGCGCCTCCGCGAAGAACTTCCGCCACGTCTCCGTGGTGGTGGACCCGGACGACTATCCGGCGGTGCTGGCGGAGCTGGAGGAGCGGAAGACGGTGGGCGAGGACACGCGGCGCCGGCTGATGCGCAAGGCCTTCGCGCACACGGCGGCCTACGACGCCTCCATCTCCGCGTGGCTGTCCGCGCAGGCGGGGGAGGCGTTCCCGGGCGAGCTGTCGCTGGCGTTCCAGAAGTCGCAGGAGCTGCGCTACGGGGAGAACCCGCACCAGCGCGGCGCCTTCTACCGCGAGCACGCCACGCCCCAGGAGCCGACGGTCGCCTTCGCCAGGGTGCTGCAGGGCAAGGAGCTTTCGTACAACAACATCCTGGACCTGGACGCGGCCCTGGGGCTGCTGCTGGAGTTCCCGGAGGCCCCCGCGGCGGTCATCATCAAGCACAACACCCCGTGCGGCGTGGCGGTGGATGACGCCCTGGTGAAGGCCTACCGCACGGCCCGCGCGGTGGACGAGGTCTCCGCCTTCGGCGGCATCGTCGCGCTCAACCGCGAGGTGGACGCGGCCACGGCCCAGGCCATGGCGGAGACCTTCCTGGAGGCGGTCATCGCCCCGTCGTATTCGCCGGAGGCGCTGCAGGTGCTGGCGGCGAAGAAGAACCTGCGCCTGCTGGAGGCGGGGCCCGCCCTGGCCAGCCCCCAGGCCCGGCCCCGGGCCCAGTTGGATGCCCGCAGCGTGTCCGGGGGCCTGCTGCTGATGGACCGGGACTCGGTGGAGCCGCCCCTGTCGTGGAAGGTGGTGTCCAAGCGGGCCCCCACGCCGGAGGAGGAGCGGGCCATGCGCTTCGCCTGGAAGGTGTGCAAGCACGTCAAGAGCAACGCCATCGTCTTCGCCTCGGGCGCCCGGTTGCTGGCGCAGGGCGGGGGGCAGACGAACCGGGTGGACTCGGTCCGCATCGCGATGCAGCGCGGCGGGGAGGCCCTGAAGGGGAGCGCGGTGGCCTCGGACGCCTTCTTCCCGTTCCGGGACGGGCTGGACGAAGCCGCCCGGGCGGGGGCCACCTGTGTCGTACAACCCGGCGGTTCGGTCCGTGACGCGGAGTTGATTGCCGCCGCGGATGAACATGGGATGGCCATGGTGCTGACGGGAGTGCGACACTTCCGGCACTGAGCCATGCGCATCGTCTGTCAGAAATGCGCGGCCGCCTACGCGATTGATGACAAGCTCATCACCGCCAAGGGTGTCCGCGCGCAGTGTCCCCGCTGCCGCCACCTGCAGTTGGTCCGGCGTGATCCCTCGGCCGCGCCCGCACCGGCGCCCCAGCCCCCCGTCACCCTGACGCCCGTCTCCGGCGCGGGGGCAGCGCCCGCGCCCAACCCCGCCGACGACCTCTTCGGAGACTTCGGCGCGCCGCCTCCCGCCGCCGCGCCGGCACCCACGCCGGCCCGGAGCGAAGGGGCGGCGGGCTCGGACCTCTTCGGCGACTTCGGGGCGATGCCCGCGTCCGCGCCGGCGTCCTCTCCGCCCGTGGACCCGTTCGCGGACCTGGGGGCCCCGGCCGCGGCGCGTGGGCCGGCGGCGGCGGAGGACCCGCTGCTGGACTTCCTGGGGCCGCCGCCTTCCGCGCCGCAAGGCCTGGAGGCGCGGGCCGAGCGTCCGGCGAAGCCCGCCGCGCCGAAGCCCCCCGCGACCGCGGGCTGCCGCGCCTGTCAGAAGCCCCTGACGGACTCCTTCGACCAGGCGCTCGGCATCTGTGACGACTGCCGCCAGCCTGGCGCCGCCCAGGTGCCGCCCGCCGCCGCGAGCCGTCCGTCCGCCCCGGCGGCGAGCGCCGACTCCCTGCCGCCCATGGCGGACCTCGGCGCGGGCCCCTCTTCGGGGGGCGGCGCGCAGGACCCGCAGCCGGAGCCGCGCGGTGGCGCGCGCGTGCCCATCAGCACCGACATCATCCCGGACATGGGGCCGGAGCCGCGCAGCGGCGCCCGTGGCTCCGCGCCGCAGCTCGGGGCCGAGCCTCGCAGCGGCCCGCGCGCGGCGCCGGTGCGCACCAGCGCCGCGCAGCACGGTGGCCGCGCACGCGGTGGCAGGGGCGGACTGGTGGCGGGCCTGGTGGGGCTCGTCGTCGTGGGCGGCGGGGTGGGGGGCTACTTCCTGTACCAGCAGCAGCAGACGGCCCGCCGCGACGAAGGCCCTCCGCCCGCGCCGGCCATCCCGGACGCGGTGCAGGCGGTGCTGCCGCGCTGGAAGCTGAAGTACCTGGAGATTTCGGGGACCAGCGCGGAGCGGCTGGCGCAGGGGCAGCAGCAGCTCGCCCGGGACGAGCGTTTCGGTTACGCGGAGGCGGAGGAGTCCTTCCAGCAGGCGCTGCTCCTGGACCCGACGAGTGACGCCGCCATCGCCGGCTACGTGCAGGCGCTGGCCCTGGGACGCGGCGCGCGCATGGACGACGCCACGTTCCAGGAGGCCCGCGCGCTGCTGCTGGCGGCGGAGTCGCGCTCCGGCCGGACGGCGCCGCTCCTGCTGGCGCACGCGAACCTGCTGCTGGCCCGCTCCGGGCAGCCCGAGCAGGCGCGTCCGCTCGCGGAGGAGCTGCTCGCCCGCGCGGAGCTTCCGGACGCGCAGAAGGCGGAGGCCCACCTGGTGCTGGGCCGCACGTGGCTGTCGTCCTCGCGCGAGCTGGCGCGCAGCCACTTCGACTCCGCGCAGAAGCTGGCGCCGGACATCAAGCGGCTGCACTACTATCGCGCGCTGGCGCATGCGTCGGGCGGTGAGTACTCCGCCGCGCTGGACACGCTGCGCGAGCGCCTGGAGGCGAACCCGAAGGACTGGGAGAGCCTGGCGCTCACCGCCCGCCTCTACCAGGAGGTGGGCGAGCCCGGGGAGGCGCGCAAGCTGTACGAGGCCCGCGTGAAGGCGGAGCCCGGCGAGCTGCGCGCGCTGCTGCCGCTGGCGATGCTGCGCTATCAGTCGGAGGGCAGCGCCGCGGGCGCGGTGCGCGAGCTGCGCGCGCTGCTGAGGAACCGCGCGCGCTACGACGCGCCCGAGGTGGCCGAGGTGCTGGTGCACCTGGCGGCGGCGGAGCGCACCGCGGGCAGCCAGGACGCGGCGGCGAAGTCGGCCGAGGAGGCCCTGCGGTTGGTGAAGGACCTGCCGGAGGCGCACCTCCAGTTGTTCCTGGTGGCCCTGGGCCGCCGCGACGCGGAGAAGGCGCGGGCGCACCTGCCGGGCTTCCGCGGGCAGCTCGAGGACGGCGCGCTGGAGAAGGTGCTCGAAGGCCGGCTGCTGCTGCTGGAGAAGCAGCCGCTGGTGGCGCTGGAGGCGTTCCAGGCGGCGGTGAAGCTGGACGCGCGGCGGCTGGACGCGCAGCTCCTGGCGGGGGTCGCCGCGGCGAGCGCGAAGCGGCGGGACGATGCCTTCCGGGCGCTGCACCAGGCGTTGCAGTCGGACCCGCTCCGGTTGGAGCCGCGCCCGGTGATGTCCGCCTATTGGGTGCGTCCGCGCGAGACGGTGGACGGCGTGGAGGGCGTCATCCTCGCGCTCGCCGAGGGGCCGGAGGACCCGTCCCCGCTGCTGTACGAGGGCCTGCTGCGCTTCCACCAGCACCAGCTCGACGCGGCCGAGCGTCACTTCCGCGGCGTGCTGGAGGTGGACGCGAACAACGCGGGGGCCCTGGCCTACCGCTCCCTCATCGCCCTGCAGCGCGGGGCCGTGGCGGACGCCCGGCGCCTGGGCGAGCGCTCCGCGGCGGCGGGGCGGCAGATGCCGGTGTCCCACCTGGCGCTGGGGCTGGCGCGGGCGGAGTCCCGGCAGGTGGAGCCGGCCAAGCGCGCGCTGCGGGACGCGCTGGCGCTGGCGCCGACGCTGCTGTCGGCGCAGGCCCGGCTGGCGAACCTGGAGTCGCCCCAGGGCAAGGCCGCGGCGAAGGACACCCTGGTGAAGGTGGTGGGGTTGGATCCGGCCTACCTTCCCGCGAAGCGGATGCTCTACCTGTTGGAACGGTGAGGTGGATGTGAAGGTCCTGCTGCTCGGTTCCGGTGGCCGTGAGCACGCGCTCGCGTGGAAGCTGTCACGGAGTCCCCGGCTGACTCGGTTGCTGTGTGCGCCTGGCAACCCGGGCACGGCGAAGCTGGGCACCAACGTGGCCCTGCGCGCGGACGCGCCGGAGGAGGTCGCGGCGTTCGCGAAGCGCGAGTCGGTGGACCTGGTGGTGGTGGGGCCGGAGGCGCCGCTGGTGGCGGGCGTCGCGGACGCGCTGGCCGACGTGGGCATCGCCTGCTTCGGGCCCGTGGCGGCGGGCGCCCGCATCGAGGGTTCCAAGGCCTTCGCGAAGGACATCATGGCCGAGGCCGGCGTGCCCACCGCCGCCTTCCGCACCTTCACCGACGTGGCGGCGGCGGAGGCCTACGCGGTGGCGCAGGGCCGCATCGTCGTGAAGGCGGACGGCCTGGCGGCGGGCAAGGGCGTCATCGTCGCCCATGACGTGGAGGCCGCGCGCGCGGCGGTGCGCGCCGTGGGCGCCATGGGCGTGGCGGGCCAGACGATGGTCCTGGAGGAGCTGCTGGAGGGCGAGGAGGTGTCCGCCATGGCGCTGTGCGACGGCGAGCGCTACGCCATGCTGCCGCTGTCCCAGGACCACAAGCGCGTGGGCGAGGGCGACACGGGGCCCAACACCGGCGGCATGGGCGCGTACAGCCCCGCGCCCTTCCTGTCCGCCGAGCAGCTCGCGGAGGTGGGGGAGCGCGTGGTCGCCCCGACGCTGGCCGTGCTGCGCCGGCGCGGAATTCCCTTCCGGGGCGTGCTGTATGCGGGGCTGATGCTCACGCGGAGCGGCCCGAAGGTGCTGGAGTTCAACGCCCGCTTCGGCGACCCGGAGACGCAGGTGTTGATGATGCAGCTCGGCGAGGACCTGCTGCCGCTGCTGGACGCCTGCGCGCGGGGCACGCTCACGCCCCGGACGCTGGTGTCCGCGCCGGGGGCCTCGGTGGGCGTGGTGCTGGCGGCGCGCGGCTATCCGGACGCGCCGGAGAAGGGGCGGCGCATCGAAGGGCTGGACGCGGTGCCGCCGGACGCCACGGTGTTCCTGGCGGGCGTGGAGGCGCGCGACGGCGGGCTGGTGACGGCCGGCGGCCGGGTGCTGACGGTGTGCGCGCGGGGCGAGGACCTGGCGCGCGCGCGTGAGCGGGCGTACGCGGCGGCGGCGGCGGTGCGCTTCGAGGGCATGCACTTCCGCCGGGACATCGGCGCGCGAGGGATGAAGGGCGCCCCGTGAACAGCCTGTCGCGCTACCTGCTCCGGGAGCTGCTGGTCCCGCTCGGCGTGTGGGTGGCGTTCATGTTCCTGCTGCTCTTCGTCATGCAGTTCCTGCGGGGCACCGACGTGCTGCTGGGCTCGTCGGTGACGCTGGTGGACCTGGCGCGGCTGCTGGCCTACCTGGCGCCGCACTTCCTGATGATGGCGCTGCCCATCGCCTTCCTGCTGGCCATCCTCCTGGGGTTGGGCCGGCTGGCCGAGGACCGGGAGCTGACCGCGCTCCAGTCGCTGGGCGTGGGGCCCAGCCGCCTGGTGGCCGCGCCGCTGGGCATCGCGGTGGCGCTCAGCGCGCTGATGCTGGTGATGACGTCCACGGCGCAGCCCTGGGGTCTGTCGGGCCTGAAGGTGCTGGTGAGCGAGGTCATCCGGAAGAACGCCGTGGGCGACGTGAAGTCCGGCGTCTTCTACGAGGACCTCAGTGACTTGACGCTGTACGCGGAGCAGGTGTCCGCCGACGGGAAGTGGACCAACGTGCTCCTGCATGACGACCGGGAGGCGGACGCGCCGCTGCTGGTGCTGGCGCGGCGGGGCCAGGTGGGCACGTCCACCAGCGGCGAGGTGCTGCGCTTCGCGCTGGCGGCGGGCGAGGTGCACCGCTCCGCCGGGGGCGAGGCGGAGGAGTACAGCGTCATCCGGTTCGACGAGGCCGAAATCAGCGTGGGCCTGGGCGCGTCCATGGGCAAGCGCAGCCGCTTCTCCTTCTCCCGCGAGGAGCTGACGCCCGCCGAGTTGATGGCGGCGGCGCGCGACGCGGAGGCGCGGGGCGAGGACCCGCGCGTGTTCCGGATGGCGCTGCACAGCCGGCTGGGCAGCGCGCTGGCGCCCATCGCCTTCGCGCTGCTGGGCACGCCGCTGGCCATGGGCCGGCGCCAGTCGGGCCGGGCGTGGGGCTACCTGCTGACGCTGGGGGGCTACGTCCTCTACTACCTGCTGAGCCGCGTCTTCGAGCAGATGGGACAGAAGGGGCAGATGCCCGTGGCGCTGGCGGGGCAGATGGCCAACCTGGTGTTCATCGCGGTGGGCCTGGTGGCGCTGTACCGGGTGAGCCGCTCGGGGACGCTCAAGTGAGGGCCACGCTCTTCTCCTATGTGTTGCGCGCCTACGTGCGCTACGCCCTGGGCATGCTGGCGGGGCTGGTGCTGGTGTTCGTGGTGGTGGACTTCGTGGACCGCGCGAAGCTGTACACGGGCCCGGGCTGGGTGCGGGACGCGGCGGAGCTCTACTTCTACAAGGCGATGATGTCGGTGCAGCAGCTCGGGCCGGCGGCGCTGCTGCTGGCGGCGGGCACCACGGTGTCCGCGCTGCGCAAGCAGGGCGAGGTGACGGCCATCCGGGCGCTGACCTTCGGCCCGTCCGCGCTGTACCTGCCCATCCTGGTGGCGTCGTTCGTGGCCTGCGCGGGGCTGGTCGTCTTCGACGAGCGGGTGGCGACGTACTCCGGCCGGCGCGTGGACGAAATCACCACCCAGCGCTTCAACAAGTGGGGCGACTGGCGCTTCTACTACACGCCCAAGCAGTGGTTCCGGCGCGGGGACAACATCTTCTTCCTGCGGGGCGGCAGCGCGCAGGAGGGCTTCCAGGACGTGTCCGTCTTCACGGTGACGGAGTCGTTCGACCTGCGGCGGCGCCTGGATGCCTCCGGCATGTTCCCGGTGGAGGGCATGCGCTGGCGCCTGACGGACGTGGTGGAGCGCACCTTCGACGGCGAAGGCAAGACGTCCGTGCGGCGGCTCCCCGAAGCGGAGTACGCGTTGGGCGTGGCCGTCACCGCGTTCCGCATCCGCCCGGGGCGCCCGGAGCAGATGCGGGCCTCCGAGCTGCGGGAGCAGATTGACGCGCGCCGGGACGTGGGGCTGGCGACGAAGCAGTTCGAGCTGGCGCTCCACAACCGCTTCGCCTACCCGATGGCCGCGTTCCCTGCGGCGCTGCTGGGCGTGGGGCTGGCCCTGCGGGCCAACCGGCGCGGGCACCTCACCGCCGCCATCATCGAGGGCCTGCTGACCGCGGTGGCGATGTGGGGGCTGATGATGGTGTGCCGCACGCTGGTCCTCACGGAGCGGTTGTCCCCCGGGGTCGCCGCGTGGACGCCCACCGTGCTGCTGGCGCTCGTCGCCGGAGCGGTGTGGTTGCAGCGCGAGGGCCTGTTGCACCTGCCCCGGCGCTCGCTGCTGGTGAGGTAGCGTGTCCACGCCCATGGGAACCGCGTCCGAGCTTCCGCTGGACCCGCGCTGGCGCCGCGCCGTCAACGCCGTGCTCGTGACGTGGACCGTGGGCCTGGTGCTGGCGGAGGTCGTGCTCCAGGTGGCGACGGGCGCGGCGGTGCTGCTGGCGGTGCTGCTGCGCGTCGGTGGGCGGCTGCGCCTCCCGCCGGACGTGCGGGCCTACGTCGGGGCCAGCGTGGGGCTGTGCCTGTGGCAGGCCGTGTCGCCCGCGGTGGCGCTGCTGACAGGCGCGGCGGAGGCGTGGCCTCGCGGCGCGCGCTACGGCCAGGTGCTGGATTCGGTGGCGGGCGCCGCGGCGGCGTGCGTGGGCGCCGCGGGCGTGCCGTGGCTGCTGCTGGCGGGCGTCCTGGCGGGGGGGTGGCTGGTGGCCGCGCTGCTGGGGATGTTCCAGAACCGGGTGCGCTGGTCCGTGGAGCTGCCCGCCTTCCTCAAGCTCAACCTGGGGCGCCTGCACGAGAACTTCGGCACGGAGGAGTCGCCCCGGTACGCGGCGGGGGGCTTCTTCTCGCACCGGCTGCGCTTCGCGCACGGCGCCATCGCGGCGCTCGGGCCGGCGTTGGCGGTGCTGGGCGGCGCGGAGCACGCGCGGCGGCGGGTCCTGGCGGGCGCGGTGGTGATGGGGATGCTCCTCTCCATCTACAACGCGTTCGCCCGGGCGGCCCTGGGCGCGGCCCTGCTGGTCAGCGTGGTGGCGTTGCTGCTGCTGGTGCAGGGCTCCGCGAGGAAGGTGGGCCTGGCGCTCCTCGTCGCGCTGGTGGCCGTGGTCTCCATGAGCCCGGCCTGGCGCGCGCGCATGGAGAAGGCGCTGGGCAACCTCTACGGCGGCGAGCGCGAGCACGCCATGGTGGTGGGGTGGAGCCTGGTGCGCGAGCACCCGCTGACGGGCGTGGGCTTCGGCAACCACAAGCCGGCGGCCCTGGCCACGCAGGACGAGACGGGCATCACCGACCTGCTGGCCACGGACTCACACAACCTGTGGCTGACGGTGTGGGCGGAGACGGGGCTGGTGGGCCTGCTGCTGGCGCTGGCGATGCACGGCTTCCTGGGGCGGGCGCTCATCCGGCGCTACCGGGAGGGCTCGCTCGCGGCCACCGGGGCGCTGCTGTCCTGGGTGGGCTTCCACATCCTCGCCATGGTGCACTACCTGCCGTTCCACTCCAGCGTGTACCTGTCCTTCTCCCTCGTGTGGG
Proteins encoded in this window:
- a CDS encoding MerR family transcriptional regulator, producing MESMDLLAPEEIARIERENAGGLPASAILEIFRPRGVRLSEATFRKYVQAGLLPRSRRVGRKGKHQGSVGLYPVEAVRRINVIKKMMAEGHTLEDIKRSYVFHSNYIDQLERDLAGLLDGFQEELGDRAFGGAHRRSLEAQLATLRQRAQDLVRDVARLGSAVTARADETNRSQ
- a CDS encoding sigma factor-like helix-turn-helix DNA-binding protein; translated protein: MSEVKQLQEEGGDQESDQAQERRRSKTMSRKEMARDLRRRRLTGQVDPEEADLLKQMDDTRPRTRADCINGPRPCNFVSCKHNLYLDVNPETGSIKLNFPDKEIWELEHTCALDVAEKGGITLEEVGEIMNLTRERIRQVETRGLMKLREATEAEPPVSARKP
- the purH gene encoding bifunctional phosphoribosylaminoimidazolecarboxamide formyltransferase/IMP cyclohydrolase; protein product: MLALLSVSDKRGLVPFAQGLVRLGFRLLSTGGTLEALKGAGVPVTKVSEHTQSPEILGGRVKTLHPRIHGGILGRLELDADREEMKAHGIEPISLVAVNLYPFRQTVASGAAEPDVIEQIDIGGPAMVRASAKNFRHVSVVVDPDDYPAVLAELEERKTVGEDTRRRLMRKAFAHTAAYDASISAWLSAQAGEAFPGELSLAFQKSQELRYGENPHQRGAFYREHATPQEPTVAFARVLQGKELSYNNILDLDAALGLLLEFPEAPAAVIIKHNTPCGVAVDDALVKAYRTARAVDEVSAFGGIVALNREVDAATAQAMAETFLEAVIAPSYSPEALQVLAAKKNLRLLEAGPALASPQARPRAQLDARSVSGGLLLMDRDSVEPPLSWKVVSKRAPTPEEERAMRFAWKVCKHVKSNAIVFASGARLLAQGGGQTNRVDSVRIAMQRGGEALKGSAVASDAFFPFRDGLDEAARAGATCVVQPGGSVRDAELIAAADEHGMAMVLTGVRHFRH
- a CDS encoding zinc-ribbon domain-containing protein; protein product: MRIVCQKCAAAYAIDDKLITAKGVRAQCPRCRHLQLVRRDPSAAPAPAPQPPVTLTPVSGAGAAPAPNPADDLFGDFGAPPPAAAPAPTPARSEGAAGSDLFGDFGAMPASAPASSPPVDPFADLGAPAAARGPAAAEDPLLDFLGPPPSAPQGLEARAERPAKPAAPKPPATAGCRACQKPLTDSFDQALGICDDCRQPGAAQVPPAAASRPSAPAASADSLPPMADLGAGPSSGGGAQDPQPEPRGGARVPISTDIIPDMGPEPRSGARGSAPQLGAEPRSGPRAAPVRTSAAQHGGRARGGRGGLVAGLVGLVVVGGGVGGYFLYQQQQTARRDEGPPPAPAIPDAVQAVLPRWKLKYLEISGTSAERLAQGQQQLARDERFGYAEAEESFQQALLLDPTSDAAIAGYVQALALGRGARMDDATFQEARALLLAAESRSGRTAPLLLAHANLLLARSGQPEQARPLAEELLARAELPDAQKAEAHLVLGRTWLSSSRELARSHFDSAQKLAPDIKRLHYYRALAHASGGEYSAALDTLRERLEANPKDWESLALTARLYQEVGEPGEARKLYEARVKAEPGELRALLPLAMLRYQSEGSAAGAVRELRALLRNRARYDAPEVAEVLVHLAAAERTAGSQDAAAKSAEEALRLVKDLPEAHLQLFLVALGRRDAEKARAHLPGFRGQLEDGALEKVLEGRLLLLEKQPLVALEAFQAAVKLDARRLDAQLLAGVAAASAKRRDDAFRALHQALQSDPLRLEPRPVMSAYWVRPRETVDGVEGVILALAEGPEDPSPLLYEGLLRFHQHQLDAAERHFRGVLEVDANNAGALAYRSLIALQRGAVADARRLGERSAAAGRQMPVSHLALGLARAESRQVEPAKRALRDALALAPTLLSAQARLANLESPQGKAAAKDTLVKVVGLDPAYLPAKRMLYLLER
- the purD gene encoding phosphoribosylamine--glycine ligase, whose protein sequence is MDVKVLLLGSGGREHALAWKLSRSPRLTRLLCAPGNPGTAKLGTNVALRADAPEEVAAFAKRESVDLVVVGPEAPLVAGVADALADVGIACFGPVAAGARIEGSKAFAKDIMAEAGVPTAAFRTFTDVAAAEAYAVAQGRIVVKADGLAAGKGVIVAHDVEAARAAVRAVGAMGVAGQTMVLEELLEGEEVSAMALCDGERYAMLPLSQDHKRVGEGDTGPNTGGMGAYSPAPFLSAEQLAEVGERVVAPTLAVLRRRGIPFRGVLYAGLMLTRSGPKVLEFNARFGDPETQVLMMQLGEDLLPLLDACARGTLTPRTLVSAPGASVGVVLAARGYPDAPEKGRRIEGLDAVPPDATVFLAGVEARDGGLVTAGGRVLTVCARGEDLARARERAYAAAAAVRFEGMHFRRDIGARGMKGAP
- a CDS encoding LptF/LptG family permease, which codes for MNSLSRYLLRELLVPLGVWVAFMFLLLFVMQFLRGTDVLLGSSVTLVDLARLLAYLAPHFLMMALPIAFLLAILLGLGRLAEDRELTALQSLGVGPSRLVAAPLGIAVALSALMLVMTSTAQPWGLSGLKVLVSEVIRKNAVGDVKSGVFYEDLSDLTLYAEQVSADGKWTNVLLHDDREADAPLLVLARRGQVGTSTSGEVLRFALAAGEVHRSAGGEAEEYSVIRFDEAEISVGLGASMGKRSRFSFSREELTPAELMAAARDAEARGEDPRVFRMALHSRLGSALAPIAFALLGTPLAMGRRQSGRAWGYLLTLGGYVLYYLLSRVFEQMGQKGQMPVALAGQMANLVFIAVGLVALYRVSRSGTLK
- a CDS encoding LptF/LptG family permease gives rise to the protein MRATLFSYVLRAYVRYALGMLAGLVLVFVVVDFVDRAKLYTGPGWVRDAAELYFYKAMMSVQQLGPAALLLAAGTTVSALRKQGEVTAIRALTFGPSALYLPILVASFVACAGLVVFDERVATYSGRRVDEITTQRFNKWGDWRFYYTPKQWFRRGDNIFFLRGGSAQEGFQDVSVFTVTESFDLRRRLDASGMFPVEGMRWRLTDVVERTFDGEGKTSVRRLPEAEYALGVAVTAFRIRPGRPEQMRASELREQIDARRDVGLATKQFELALHNRFAYPMAAFPAALLGVGLALRANRRGHLTAAIIEGLLTAVAMWGLMMVCRTLVLTERLSPGVAAWTPTVLLALVAGAVWLQREGLLHLPRRSLLVR
- a CDS encoding O-antigen ligase family protein, with protein sequence MSTPMGTASELPLDPRWRRAVNAVLVTWTVGLVLAEVVLQVATGAAVLLAVLLRVGGRLRLPPDVRAYVGASVGLCLWQAVSPAVALLTGAAEAWPRGARYGQVLDSVAGAAAACVGAAGVPWLLLAGVLAGGWLVAALLGMFQNRVRWSVELPAFLKLNLGRLHENFGTEESPRYAAGGFFSHRLRFAHGAIAALGPALAVLGGAEHARRRVLAGAVVMGMLLSIYNAFARAALGAALLVSVVALLLLVQGSARKVGLALLVALVAVVSMSPAWRARMEKALGNLYGGEREHAMVVGWSLVREHPLTGVGFGNHKPAALATQDETGITDLLATDSHNLWLTVWAETGLVGLLLALAMHGFLGRALIRRYREGSLAATGALLSWVGFHILAMVHYLPFHSSVYLSFSLVWGLGLCEGSERLRGGTARPALDALTEAPGAAPYPRAPPGAEASNTRR